The Stratiformator vulcanicus genome has a segment encoding these proteins:
- the argB gene encoding acetylglutamate kinase, with translation MHDAIFKADVLVEAMSYIRRFRGKYVVIKLGGSALEQDAAVKSFLTDVLFLETVGMKPILIHGGGKDISRAMEAEGFEPKFVQGRRYTDQGAMEIVARTLTGISDRLAEQIESLGGKAMPLHFGTYNSLIGERITLPGENGAPIDLGQVGQVVDIAEPLLRGILSEGKVPVLPSVVLDRAGGKLNVNADTAAAAVARLLKAEKLVFLSDVPGIFMDRSEPESLLKHLSIDRVRELIQQGVIDGGMIPKVEAALEALEAGVGKVHLVDARMPHSVLLEIYSASGVGTEIVKAASPPV, from the coding sequence ATGCACGACGCCATCTTCAAAGCCGATGTCCTTGTCGAAGCGATGAGCTACATCCGCCGCTTCCGAGGAAAGTATGTCGTGATCAAGCTCGGCGGTAGCGCGCTGGAGCAGGATGCCGCCGTCAAAAGCTTTCTGACCGACGTACTGTTCCTCGAAACCGTCGGGATGAAACCCATCCTGATTCACGGCGGCGGCAAAGACATTTCAAGGGCAATGGAGGCCGAAGGCTTCGAGCCGAAGTTCGTGCAGGGGCGCCGCTACACCGACCAAGGGGCGATGGAAATCGTGGCCCGCACCCTGACCGGCATCTCCGATCGACTTGCCGAACAAATCGAGTCGCTCGGCGGCAAGGCGATGCCGCTGCATTTCGGGACGTACAACAGCCTGATCGGTGAGCGTATCACGCTCCCGGGCGAAAATGGCGCCCCGATCGACCTCGGACAAGTCGGTCAGGTGGTCGACATCGCCGAACCGCTGCTGCGCGGCATTCTTTCGGAAGGCAAAGTCCCCGTGCTGCCGAGCGTTGTGCTCGACCGGGCCGGGGGCAAGCTTAATGTCAACGCCGACACGGCTGCAGCGGCTGTCGCGCGGTTGCTCAAGGCCGAGAAGTTGGTCTTCCTCTCGGACGTGCCCGGCATCTTCATGGATCGCAGCGAGCCGGAGTCGCTACTCAAGCATCTCAGTATTGATCGAGTCCGCGAATTAATTCAGCAGGGCGTGATCGACGGCGGGATGATTCCCAAGGTCGAAGCTGCTCTCGAAGCATTGGAAGCGGGGGTGGGCAAAGTCCACCTCGTCGACGCCCGCATGCCGCACTCGGTACTTCTCGAAATATATTCAGCCAGCGGCGTCGGCACCGAAATCGTTAAAGCGGCAAGTCCCCCCGTTTAG
- a CDS encoding SRPBCC family protein, protein MPDTSTHYLIIEESRCIDAPAETVYAILANYRDHHPNILPPQFSDFEVLEGGVGEGTVIRFALKVSGRKNYGTMHVTEPDSGRLLAEADPKSGLVTEFHVEPAGGEACEVTFKTYGRRNVQMPRFLARFVERSLSSINRKILRPIYQDELRLLNEYAHNLSAQTQPDE, encoded by the coding sequence ATGCCCGACACCAGCACCCATTATCTAATCATTGAAGAGTCACGTTGTATCGACGCGCCGGCGGAAACCGTTTACGCGATCCTTGCCAATTACCGCGACCATCACCCCAACATTCTTCCGCCGCAGTTCAGCGATTTTGAAGTTCTCGAAGGGGGAGTTGGCGAAGGCACCGTGATACGCTTCGCCCTTAAGGTCTCAGGGCGAAAAAACTACGGAACGATGCATGTCACCGAACCCGATTCGGGACGGTTGCTCGCTGAAGCCGATCCAAAGTCGGGCCTCGTCACAGAGTTTCATGTGGAACCGGCCGGCGGCGAAGCGTGCGAAGTCACGTTCAAGACATACGGACGACGCAATGTTCAGATGCCCCGATTCCTCGCCCGGTTTGTCGAGCGATCACTCTCAAGTATCAACAGAAAAATATTGCGACCAATCTATCAGGATGAATTGAGGCTGCTCAACGAATACGCTCATAATTTGTCGGCCCAAACCCAACCGGATGAATAA
- a CDS encoding cupin domain-containing protein: MSISYESLVGFENGARRMHIHRTEIPDTAAHPPYQHEHKAEEAFYLLEGSAEYTFGGETIKAGPGDTVFIPSGVYHAEIKYLTPSMTYLTIRTVEEGDEACCCGKDREL; encoded by the coding sequence ATGAGCATCAGCTACGAGTCACTGGTCGGCTTTGAAAACGGCGCCCGGCGGATGCATATCCACCGCACCGAAATCCCCGACACCGCCGCTCACCCGCCCTATCAGCACGAGCACAAAGCGGAAGAAGCCTTCTATCTGCTCGAAGGCTCAGCCGAATACACCTTCGGCGGCGAGACAATTAAAGCCGGCCCCGGCGACACCGTCTTCATCCCCTCCGGCGTCTACCACGCCGAAATTAAATATCTCACCCCGTCAATGACTTATCTAACAATCCGCACGGTGGAAGAGGGAGATGAAGCGTGCTGCTGCGGGAAGGATCGGGAGTTATAA
- a CDS encoding REP-associated tyrosine transposase, producing the protein MTNRRRVIDDERHVHFVTTSCYKRRRLFDSNLARDAVVSVLREQLVRRGGVCLGFVIMPDHAHLLVWFDQPGHLSAFMDKWKELSSKQISQILATHFRRYFERLPEGDPVWQARYYCFNVFSEAKTEEKLNYMHDNPVRANLVKRAIDWRWSSDRWYEDRSNVGVPISWPTGLFE; encoded by the coding sequence ATGACGAACAGGCGGCGGGTGATCGACGATGAGCGGCACGTCCACTTTGTGACGACATCGTGCTACAAGCGGAGGCGGCTGTTCGACTCGAACTTGGCTCGTGATGCTGTGGTGAGCGTTCTTCGTGAGCAGTTGGTACGTCGCGGTGGGGTCTGCCTCGGATTTGTCATTATGCCGGATCATGCGCACCTGCTGGTGTGGTTCGATCAACCGGGGCATCTCTCCGCGTTTATGGACAAATGGAAGGAACTTTCGTCAAAGCAAATTTCGCAGATTCTCGCGACGCACTTTCGAAGGTATTTTGAACGTCTGCCTGAGGGTGACCCCGTCTGGCAGGCACGCTACTATTGCTTCAACGTCTTTTCGGAGGCGAAAACGGAAGAGAAACTAAACTACATGCACGACAATCCCGTGCGCGCGAACTTGGTCAAGCGGGCCATCGATTGGCGATGGTCCTCTGACCGGTGGTACGAAGATCGATCGAACGTCGGCGTGCCAATCAGTTGGCCGACAGGGTTGTTTGAGTGA
- a CDS encoding aspartate aminotransferase family protein gives MPTVESPTAATIEQFDQFVIPNYPRFPVALVRGEGSHVWDADGKRYLDLFPGWGCNILGYSPPRVVQAIQEQAAKLIHVPNTWYIEAQGEFAEFLCSRSFGKAFFCNSGAEAAEAAMKLARLHTPKGRYKIITFEKGFHGRTMAAVTATAQPKYHEGLEPLMPGFLYAPRDLDAVRELVDEETAAIVIEPVQGEGGVNIPTDDFLAELREIADENGCLLIFDEVQTGMGRLGTWFGYQKWSVEPDIFTLAKGVAGGVACGAIVCKDEIAPSLRPGMHASTFGGNPLAMAAGVATGQTIEEDNLLENVAEMAERFRSNLLPLVDELPIVRELRVCGMMVGLELLVPAKPIMLACMERGLIVNATQDVVVRLLPALNVTAAEVDEGCEILTAVLREHAETAE, from the coding sequence ATGCCAACCGTCGAATCCCCCACGGCTGCCACGATCGAGCAGTTCGATCAGTTCGTGATCCCCAATTACCCGCGGTTTCCTGTCGCATTGGTGAGGGGGGAGGGTTCGCATGTGTGGGATGCGGACGGGAAGCGGTATCTCGACCTGTTTCCAGGTTGGGGGTGCAACATTTTGGGATACTCGCCGCCGCGGGTCGTGCAGGCGATTCAGGAGCAGGCGGCGAAGCTCATCCATGTGCCGAATACTTGGTACATCGAGGCGCAGGGAGAGTTCGCCGAGTTTCTGTGCTCCCGGTCGTTCGGCAAAGCGTTCTTCTGCAACAGCGGAGCCGAGGCCGCGGAGGCCGCGATGAAGCTCGCCCGGCTGCACACGCCCAAGGGCCGCTACAAGATCATCACCTTCGAGAAAGGCTTTCACGGACGCACGATGGCAGCCGTCACGGCCACGGCTCAGCCCAAATATCACGAAGGCCTCGAGCCGTTGATGCCGGGCTTCCTGTACGCCCCGCGGGACCTCGATGCGGTGCGAGAACTGGTCGACGAGGAGACAGCCGCGATCGTAATTGAACCAGTGCAGGGGGAAGGGGGCGTCAACATCCCGACCGACGACTTCCTCGCCGAATTGCGCGAAATCGCCGATGAGAATGGGTGCCTGTTAATTTTTGACGAAGTCCAAACCGGCATGGGTCGACTTGGCACTTGGTTTGGCTACCAGAAATGGAGCGTCGAGCCGGATATCTTCACGCTGGCCAAGGGAGTCGCCGGTGGGGTGGCCTGCGGGGCAATCGTATGCAAGGACGAGATCGCACCGTCGCTGCGGCCCGGGATGCACGCCAGCACCTTCGGCGGCAATCCTCTCGCGATGGCTGCCGGAGTCGCGACCGGACAGACGATCGAGGAAGATAATTTACTGGAAAACGTCGCTGAGATGGCGGAGCGCTTCCGATCCAACCTGCTTCCCCTTGTCGACGAATTGCCGATCGTGCGGGAACTGCGAGTGTGCGGCATGATGGTCGGGCTGGAACTGCTTGTTCCCGCCAAACCGATCATGCTGGCGTGCATGGAGCGCGGGTTGATCGTGAACGCAACGCAGGACGTCGTGGTGCGATTGCTGCCCGCCCTCAATGTGACCGCCGCGGAAGTGGACGAGGGCTGCGAAATCCTGACCGCCGTTCTGCGCGAACATGCGGAGACTGCGGAGTAG
- the argF gene encoding ornithine carbamoyltransferase, protein MKHLLTLFDWSPDEITETIALADDLKKQCGNGIRPQMLTGQVLAQVYDKPSLRTRVSFETAMLQLGGGATFLTSKEAGWTGRESLPDVAKVLSSFVDAIVIRTFSQQLVEDVAKHAACPVINGLTDDYHPAQALTDVMTIKESTGTLKGVHLAFVGDGNNVAKSLAIICGKLGMKFTLCAPAEHQFDDAFLKKLGSELPDAKLDVTNNVKAAVKSADVIYTDVWASMGQEGEADDRKQVLAPFQVNGDVMKAAPSECLFLHCLPAHRGEEVTDDVIDGPQSKAFEQAENRMHLAKGLLARLLG, encoded by the coding sequence ATGAAGCACCTTCTGACATTATTCGACTGGAGCCCCGACGAGATCACCGAGACGATCGCGCTCGCGGACGACCTCAAAAAGCAATGCGGCAACGGCATCCGCCCTCAGATGCTCACCGGTCAGGTTCTCGCTCAGGTCTATGACAAGCCCTCGCTGCGAACGCGGGTGAGCTTTGAAACCGCGATGCTGCAACTGGGTGGCGGAGCGACGTTCCTGACCAGCAAAGAGGCCGGCTGGACGGGCCGCGAATCGCTGCCCGATGTCGCGAAAGTGCTGAGTTCGTTCGTCGATGCGATCGTGATCCGGACGTTCTCACAGCAGCTCGTCGAAGATGTCGCCAAGCACGCCGCCTGCCCGGTGATCAATGGTCTGACGGATGACTATCACCCGGCGCAGGCACTGACTGACGTCATGACCATCAAAGAGTCGACCGGTACTTTGAAGGGCGTCCACCTCGCATTTGTCGGCGACGGCAACAATGTAGCGAAGTCGCTCGCGATCATCTGCGGCAAGCTCGGGATGAAGTTCACGCTTTGTGCTCCAGCCGAACATCAGTTCGACGATGCGTTTCTGAAGAAGCTCGGCAGCGAGTTACCTGACGCAAAATTGGACGTGACAAACAACGTGAAAGCCGCCGTCAAGTCGGCCGATGTAATCTACACCGATGTCTGGGCGAGCATGGGGCAGGAGGGCGAAGCGGACGACCGCAAGCAGGTCTTGGCCCCGTTCCAAGTCAACGGCGACGTCATGAAAGCCGCGCCGTCGGAATGCCTGTTCCTGCACTGCCTGCCGGCTCACCGCGGCGAAGAGGTCACCGACGACGTCATCGACGGCCCGCAAAGCAAGGCCTTCGAACAGGCCGAAAATCGGATGCACCTCGCGAAAGGGTTACTCGCTCGACTCTTGGGTTAG
- a CDS encoding RNA polymerase sigma factor: protein MKHDELNAIVNRFSASLRLLALRYDSSPDDIVQEAFLRLLNSSTPIADPGPWLFRVTRNLAMDAQRRQRRTKQREKLVARPIAFEQAADGDGPAAGEVTVALEKLDDETHLIVVAHLWAELTFEQIAFESGLSASTAHRRYQRGLKQLRQTLEQSCTLMK from the coding sequence GTGAAGCACGATGAATTGAACGCGATTGTCAATCGGTTCTCTGCGTCGTTGCGACTGCTGGCGCTCCGCTACGATTCATCGCCGGACGACATCGTGCAGGAAGCATTCCTAAGACTGCTGAATTCTTCAACGCCGATCGCGGATCCCGGCCCCTGGCTGTTCCGCGTGACGCGAAATCTTGCGATGGATGCTCAGCGTCGGCAAAGAAGAACCAAACAACGGGAGAAGTTGGTGGCCCGTCCGATTGCCTTTGAGCAAGCCGCGGACGGTGACGGACCTGCTGCCGGGGAAGTCACCGTGGCACTGGAAAAACTGGACGACGAAACGCACCTGATTGTGGTGGCGCACCTCTGGGCCGAGTTGACCTTCGAGCAAATCGCATTCGAATCAGGACTGTCCGCGAGTACCGCGCACCGCCGGTACCAGAGAGGGCTGAAGCAACTACGACAAACCTTGGAGCAGTCATGCACTCTGATGAAATAG
- a CDS encoding DUF1559 family PulG-like putative transporter, with protein MRCQRTIYLTLLCCLSLTASRRSIAADGPWFVQHLPQHTAALIEVNLASLIESGDLNSLLEQSGLPENKTLNSKNARWQAPIARDYFKNQIANLLASAEGSDIANVVVGVTWNEREFDLRRFVIVRVIEKSKSANPASNAAKQLSVRQGLDGVFGFPKDMLGAFLPDLEQIATSKTDNGTVYYFEDPSTPTGERGPKIVWDKKLPTLKAEQLSQCFTALDAVPIRAGFVVTADQQRALREMLPAFNGLSNAMDGKTVANGFQAASFGLHLAPLRIDVLAHAESGRAADQFAVALQEMHTAVKKLFPEQYALLVGDDGPIEVSRPDDTAFTRIALHPLRMTAVRAMLQELSAKDLYRLRNPHLNQLKFIALGLHNYYDKYKTLPPAVIRTPDGTPLYSWRVAILPFLDQQKLYEDFHLNEPWNSEHNLKLLPRMPDVYAVPQIPPKPGATPFLAVTGKNTMFGQRDGVKFEDVEDGTANTIAVVTVVPSAVVPWTKPDDWEFDPQLPFRDLITKERSVFSAAFTDGSARKITEDQYKHPERLFLINDGNLLE; from the coding sequence ATGCGTTGCCAGCGAACTATCTACCTGACTCTGCTGTGTTGTTTATCTTTGACCGCCAGCCGACGTTCAATAGCGGCGGACGGGCCGTGGTTTGTGCAACATCTCCCGCAACACACCGCTGCCCTCATCGAGGTTAATCTTGCTTCTTTAATCGAATCCGGAGACCTCAATTCGCTTTTAGAGCAATCGGGGCTGCCGGAAAATAAGACGCTCAACTCTAAGAATGCGCGGTGGCAAGCACCTATCGCACGAGATTACTTCAAGAATCAGATTGCAAATCTACTGGCATCTGCAGAAGGGTCCGACATCGCCAACGTCGTGGTTGGCGTGACATGGAATGAACGGGAATTCGATCTTCGCCGGTTCGTCATTGTCCGAGTAATTGAAAAGTCAAAGAGCGCGAATCCGGCAAGTAATGCCGCTAAGCAGCTCAGTGTTCGTCAAGGCCTCGACGGCGTATTCGGATTCCCCAAAGATATGCTCGGGGCTTTTCTGCCTGATCTGGAGCAGATCGCCACGTCAAAGACCGATAACGGAACAGTATATTATTTTGAAGACCCGTCGACACCGACGGGTGAGCGTGGGCCGAAAATTGTTTGGGACAAGAAGCTACCCACTCTCAAAGCTGAGCAGCTCTCTCAGTGCTTCACGGCTCTGGATGCAGTGCCGATTCGCGCCGGCTTCGTTGTGACTGCCGATCAGCAACGGGCTCTCCGCGAAATGCTTCCTGCATTTAACGGGTTATCGAATGCAATGGACGGGAAAACGGTAGCGAACGGATTTCAGGCGGCCTCATTCGGGTTACATCTGGCACCACTGCGGATCGACGTACTCGCACATGCGGAGTCGGGTCGTGCGGCTGATCAGTTCGCCGTCGCCCTCCAAGAAATGCACACCGCTGTTAAGAAACTCTTCCCGGAACAGTACGCGCTTCTCGTTGGGGATGACGGGCCGATTGAAGTCTCTCGTCCCGACGACACTGCTTTCACGCGGATCGCCTTACACCCATTACGGATGACGGCAGTCCGAGCGATGTTGCAAGAATTAAGCGCAAAAGATCTATATCGGCTTCGCAATCCCCACCTGAATCAACTCAAATTCATCGCGCTCGGGCTGCACAACTACTACGACAAATATAAGACTCTACCTCCGGCGGTCATTCGAACCCCGGACGGGACGCCGCTGTATAGCTGGCGGGTCGCGATCTTGCCTTTCCTGGACCAGCAGAAACTCTACGAAGATTTTCACCTTAATGAGCCGTGGAATAGCGAACACAACCTCAAGTTGCTTCCGCGTATGCCGGACGTCTATGCGGTCCCGCAAATCCCGCCAAAGCCGGGGGCGACCCCATTCCTCGCAGTCACGGGAAAAAACACAATGTTCGGTCAGCGAGACGGGGTAAAGTTCGAGGACGTGGAAGATGGTACGGCCAATACGATCGCCGTGGTCACGGTGGTACCGTCGGCAGTCGTACCGTGGACAAAGCCGGATGATTGGGAATTTGATCCGCAGCTTCCGTTTCGAGATTTAATTACAAAGGAGCGTAGCGTCTTCTCAGCCGCATTCACCGACGGGTCTGCTCGCAAAATTACCGAAGATCAATACAAGCACCCAGAGAGGCTGTTCCTGATTAATGATGGAAATCTGTTGGAATAG
- a CDS encoding TspO/MBR family protein: MKKSVRWIGLVFFILLCLGAGSLGAIATTPEIAGWYQTLEKPSWNPPNSVFGPVWTTLFVMMAVAAWLVWKPKGFRSAAIQLTLFAIQLLLNVAWSWIFFGMHQPGWAFIEIIVLWATILATAVTFFGRSMMAGWLMMPYLAWVSFAAVLNFTIWQLNA, from the coding sequence ATGAAGAAAAGTGTCCGTTGGATAGGACTTGTCTTCTTCATTCTTCTCTGCCTTGGGGCGGGGAGTCTCGGTGCAATCGCAACCACCCCCGAGATCGCAGGCTGGTACCAGACGCTCGAAAAACCTTCTTGGAATCCGCCCAATTCCGTTTTCGGCCCGGTCTGGACGACGCTCTTTGTGATGATGGCGGTCGCCGCGTGGCTGGTGTGGAAGCCGAAAGGTTTTCGGTCCGCTGCGATCCAGCTCACCCTCTTCGCGATTCAGCTTCTTTTAAACGTTGCGTGGTCTTGGATTTTCTTCGGGATGCATCAGCCCGGCTGGGCATTTATCGAAATCATTGTTCTATGGGCAACGATCTTGGCAACAGCAGTGACCTTCTTCGGGCGGTCAATGATGGCCGGCTGGCTGATGATGCCGTACCTCGCGTGGGTCAGCTTTGCCGCCGTCTTGAACTTTACAATCTGGCAATTAAACGCATAG
- a CDS encoding PQQ-binding-like beta-propeller repeat protein: MKNQPQYFLSVALGIALSMTSACAEEKPTWNQWRGSNRDGIVAGNKWPQSLGEDTLAPVWRKELPPSYSGPVLSRTTVFTTATENRENEVAYAFDRKSGEQLWRTQWPGAMTVPFFAAANGSWIRATPAFDGNSLFVAGMRDVLVSLDAKTGEIQWQADFVKRLDAPLPAFGFASSPLLDGQFLYVQAGAAFLKVDKATGDIVWKTLEDREGRYDSAFSSPTFGTIGGKRQLIVQTRQKLAGVNPDNGKVLWEQNVPSYRGMNILTPQQFGDSFFTSSYRNKSWLFNINSADDKFDVTEAWSSNVAGYMSSPVVIGDHVYLHLQNQRFTCFNLRSGEREWTSQPFGKYCSLIAQGDQILALDERGVLLLIKANPQEFELAEERRISDEQCWAHVAVDKDQVFVRELNGLSSFRWDKGDN, encoded by the coding sequence ATGAAAAATCAACCTCAATACTTTTTATCGGTCGCCTTGGGAATCGCCCTGTCGATGACCTCGGCATGTGCTGAAGAGAAACCGACCTGGAATCAATGGCGCGGGTCCAATCGTGACGGAATCGTGGCGGGCAATAAATGGCCGCAATCGCTGGGAGAGGACACGCTCGCCCCGGTGTGGCGCAAAGAGTTGCCGCCGAGCTACTCCGGGCCGGTGCTCTCAAGAACGACGGTCTTTACGACCGCGACGGAGAACAGGGAAAATGAAGTGGCCTATGCGTTCGACCGAAAGTCCGGAGAGCAATTGTGGCGCACACAATGGCCCGGCGCGATGACGGTCCCGTTCTTCGCCGCGGCGAATGGGAGTTGGATTCGAGCGACACCCGCGTTTGACGGAAACAGCTTGTTTGTGGCGGGAATGCGAGACGTACTCGTCTCACTCGACGCGAAGACCGGCGAGATTCAATGGCAGGCAGACTTCGTGAAGCGGCTCGACGCCCCCCTGCCCGCCTTCGGTTTCGCAAGTTCGCCTCTACTCGACGGTCAATTCCTCTACGTTCAAGCCGGCGCCGCATTCCTTAAGGTCGATAAGGCAACCGGTGACATCGTCTGGAAAACACTTGAAGATCGCGAGGGACGATACGACAGTGCCTTTTCTTCGCCGACCTTCGGCACGATCGGCGGCAAACGTCAGTTGATCGTGCAGACGCGTCAAAAGCTGGCGGGCGTCAACCCGGATAACGGTAAAGTGCTCTGGGAGCAAAACGTGCCGAGTTATCGCGGGATGAACATCCTCACGCCTCAGCAATTTGGCGACTCGTTCTTTACCAGTTCCTATCGAAATAAATCATGGCTGTTCAACATCAATTCGGCCGACGACAAATTTGACGTGACCGAGGCGTGGAGCAGCAATGTTGCGGGTTATATGTCGAGCCCCGTGGTGATCGGCGACCATGTCTACCTGCATCTGCAAAACCAGCGTTTCACCTGCTTTAACTTGCGGAGCGGCGAGCGCGAATGGACATCGCAGCCATTCGGCAAATACTGCAGCCTGATCGCACAGGGCGACCAAATCCTGGCACTCGACGAACGTGGCGTACTGCTCTTGATTAAAGCAAACCCGCAAGAGTTCGAGCTGGCTGAAGAGCGAAGGATCAGCGACGAACAATGCTGGGCCCACGTCGCGGTTGACAAGGATCAGGTTTTCGTCAGAGAACTAAATGGATTAAGCAGTTTTCGCTGGGATAAAGGCGACAATTAA
- a CDS encoding carbohydrate kinase family protein: MDRSKPVAVGLGELLWDIFEDGERPGGAPANVAYHANQLGLRGVIVSRVGSDERGNGLLDHLQTKSLSRRYVQQDETHPTGTVTVHNANTGPAYSIHEDVAWDYIDATDDVLALMREADAICFGSLAQRTEQSRKTIQRCLDAGSENCLKVFDVNLRPPHNSADVMRPSATLCNVLKLNEDEVPDVAEMLGMAEREIEPFAKAFAESQNAIVAITLGSEGCLLSRGDEIHRAPSKQVEVADTVGAGDSFTAGLVYGLLHDWPLEKVGRFANRIGGLVASSEGAMPDLEDDFAQLKREFEN, from the coding sequence ATGGACAGGTCTAAACCTGTAGCGGTCGGCCTTGGCGAGCTATTGTGGGATATCTTCGAAGACGGAGAACGCCCCGGCGGCGCGCCGGCGAACGTCGCCTACCACGCCAATCAACTCGGGCTGCGCGGCGTGATTGTGTCCCGAGTCGGAAGTGACGAGCGCGGCAACGGCTTGCTGGATCACCTTCAAACCAAAAGCCTCTCACGCCGATACGTGCAGCAGGATGAGACTCATCCGACCGGCACCGTCACCGTCCACAACGCTAATACCGGCCCCGCCTACTCGATCCACGAAGACGTCGCCTGGGATTACATCGACGCGACTGATGACGTGCTGGCACTGATGCGAGAAGCGGACGCGATCTGCTTCGGCTCGCTGGCTCAACGCACTGAGCAATCGCGAAAAACGATCCAGCGCTGCCTCGACGCGGGGAGCGAAAATTGCCTGAAGGTGTTCGATGTCAATCTCCGCCCACCGCACAATTCGGCAGATGTCATGCGGCCCTCGGCAACGCTCTGCAATGTCCTGAAATTAAACGAGGACGAAGTGCCGGACGTCGCCGAGATGCTCGGAATGGCGGAACGCGAAATCGAACCCTTCGCGAAAGCGTTCGCCGAATCGCAGAACGCGATCGTCGCGATCACGCTCGGAAGCGAAGGCTGCCTGCTCTCACGCGGCGACGAGATTCACCGCGCACCGAGCAAGCAGGTCGAAGTCGCTGATACGGTCGGAGCCGGTGACTCTTTCACCGCAGGACTCGTCTACGGTTTGCTGCACGACTGGCCGCTTGAGAAGGTCGGACGATTTGCGAATCGAATCGGCGGTCTCGTGGCGTCGAGCGAAGGTGCGATGCCCGACCTCGAGGACGACTTTGCACAGCTCAAGCGGGAATTCGAAAATTAA
- the cutA gene encoding divalent-cation tolerance protein CutA, with protein MHPTLIYMTAGSRDEALRIGRTLVEERLLACANVFDGVTSVFRWEGEVQHEGEAVLIGKSTEELVEPLTARVRKLHSYDCPCVVAVPIQGGNAAFLEWVSKETEI; from the coding sequence ATGCACCCGACACTGATCTATATGACCGCCGGGAGTCGCGATGAAGCTCTGCGCATCGGACGGACGCTGGTCGAAGAGCGACTGCTGGCATGCGCGAATGTCTTCGACGGAGTCACGAGCGTCTTTCGCTGGGAGGGCGAAGTTCAACACGAGGGCGAAGCGGTGCTGATCGGAAAGTCGACCGAGGAGTTGGTCGAGCCGCTAACGGCTCGCGTGAGAAAACTGCATAGTTACGATTGCCCTTGCGTGGTCGCTGTACCGATCCAAGGGGGCAATGCGGCGTTTCTTGAATGGGTTTCGAAAGAGACCGAAATTTGA
- a CDS encoding LOG family protein, with product MKSICVYCGSRPGDDPRYIEAAKTVGGLLAERDITLVFGGGSVGMMGAVADACLEAGGHVIGIIPEFLSQEEIKHPGVEDMRIVHDMHQRKAMMAELSDAFITLPGGFGTLEELFETITWAQLRIHHKPIGILNTAGFYDPMLEFLNNQFRSGFIKRRYRGLYFVANEPVELLDAVTEFRPIAEEDLRALDKI from the coding sequence ATGAAGTCCATCTGCGTCTACTGCGGCTCCCGCCCCGGCGACGACCCGCGATATATTGAAGCCGCCAAGACCGTCGGTGGGTTGCTCGCCGAGCGGGACATCACGCTGGTCTTCGGCGGGGGGAGCGTCGGCATGATGGGGGCCGTCGCGGATGCCTGTCTGGAGGCCGGGGGACATGTCATCGGGATCATTCCCGAATTTCTTTCGCAGGAAGAAATTAAGCACCCCGGCGTCGAGGATATGCGGATCGTGCATGACATGCACCAGCGTAAGGCGATGATGGCGGAACTGTCCGACGCTTTCATTACGCTGCCCGGAGGCTTTGGCACGCTCGAAGAACTATTCGAAACGATCACTTGGGCGCAGCTTCGCATCCATCACAAGCCGATCGGAATTCTCAATACCGCAGGCTTTTACGATCCGATGCTGGAATTCTTAAACAATCAATTTCGATCGGGATTTATTAAACGACGTTATCGCGGTCTCTACTTCGTTGCCAATGAGCCGGTAGAACTGCTCGATGCGGTGACGGAGTTCCGCCCGATCGCCGAAGAAGATCTCAGAGCACTCGACAAAATCTGA